The genomic interval TTTCCGGGAACATCCAACTGCTATATCTACTATACTCAGCGAACTTCCATCCATTCTTTCCGCCGTATTGCAGGGCGTCGATTCCTTTAATCGAGGTGATTACCTTCTCCCCGGAAGAAGCCGTCTTCATTTCATAGGCAATTCCTTCTTGCTTAAGGAAAGCAAGAGCTGTATCTATCGCCTTGCCCCCACTTGGAACGCGTCCTTGTGCGATCGTACCTGTAGGCCCCTCGATCTGAATAATCGCGCTGCCCGTGGCCAAATTCAAGTCATCGATCAACCGTTCTTTGCCATTCACATACAACTTATAAGCGGTCAACGCCAAATAAGCGTGGAGCGTTGCCTTCATATCCAAAACGCCATCGCTGCGCTCCGAGAATCCACCTTCATCCAATCGACGCGACATCAGAAAATCGAGCGGATGAGCGCCTCCCTGCTGCGCGAACGCAGCAGCGTCCATTCGTTGCGATGACAGTGCAATGATAACCTGGGCTGTCGCCGCTGTGCTGAATTCGAAGCCGCCGTCGACTGATTGCTGCATGCGCAGCCACTCCAGCGCTTTCTGCTCTGACTCCGTCAGCTCCCGATCTTGCGATCTCGAAATGAGTGACAAGCCTGTCAAAGCTACAGCTGTTGCCATAGCACTACCTTTCCCATTAACGGACTCGGACCAGCTTCCATCTTTCAGCTGCTGATTCATGATGATATGAGAAAACGCGTCAGGATACCAGAAAGGGTTCGAGTTAGGAGAGTAAGGACTGGAACTCTTCGCCACGACATAAGCGGGTACGAGTTCATATATCCCCTTCTTCTCTAGGTCAGGATTGTTCAAAACGGCTGAGAAAAAATCAAGACCAGCGATATTGTTAATGTTGCTGCCGCCAGCAGCAGCATAAGCGATCACCGTTCTTGTCATATCTATATACGTATCAAATCTTCCGCCATTGTTTAATATGACATCCGCTTTCTCCTCCAGAAAGCCTTTCGGAACTGCTCGGCCGTTCTTTGCAAATCCGATCGCCGCCCAATCCGAGAAGGGCTTCTGATCATATAGCAATTGCTCCGCTTCCTTTAATGCATCCTGCATGTCTGTTGTGAAGGCCAGCGAACGGTCGACCTTGCTGCTTGCGTTAACGCTGCCGCCAGATGCCAGCTTCTCTGCCGTATTGGCTGACGCGACGCCAACAAGCAGCTGCAGCATCAGACATCCAGCCAAAAAGACGCGCCCCATTCTCATTATTATTTTCAATCCATTTTGTTTCATTCGTATTGCTCCCCCTCCTGCAAATCTACGTAAATCGTTATAATGGTAAAATTTACACTAATTGTTAGACGGTACAAAACCTTATTTGTTTCGGCTGATCCGAATAAATAAAAACGGCGATAGACTAGGGCGTCATCATGACGTTCTAGTCTGTCGCCGTATAGTTGGACAATAGCAGGCTGGCTCAATCCCATACTTGATCCAATTTGTCTGAATAAAAAAGGTAAGCAAGTTGATACCACATTGATGAGTTCTGCGGCTCTTCTGTGACTAAATCTATTAGCAATGTCCTCGCTTCTTCCAGTTTCCCTGCTTCTCTTAAACTTATGGCTGTATGAAGCTTATCCATGATATTCATTCCTTTTAAAATCAATTCGTTTCGTTTATCGTATCATATTTGAGTTATCAGCCTAATTCTAGTTTATTTATATAACAAAATCGTATCTGAGCCTATCAAAAAGAGCAGGCTGCCGTGGCAGTCTGCTCTTCCGTAATCTATTTTAATAACCTAGCTTACACCTGCAAAGAATGTTTCGCACGGGCGATCTGTGTCGCTTCAACCATGTTGCGCAAGGAATCAACGGTTTCTTCGAGTCCACGTGTTTTAAGTCCGCAGTCTGGGTTAATCCAGAATAACTTCGGATCAAGCACACGCAAAGCGCGTTCGATCATACTCGTCATTTCCTCCACTCGCGGAATACGCGGGCTGTGGATGTCGTATACGCCTAAACCTATACCCAGCTTGTAAGTATTCAGCTCAAAGCTATGAATCAATTCACCATGACTGCGTGAAGTCTCGATGGAGATAACATCTGCATCCATCGCTTCAATGGAATCAATCATGTCATGGAACTCGCAATAACACATATGTGTGTGAATTTGCGTCGTATCCTGAACCGTGCATGTAGTCACGCGGAAAGCTTTGACAGCCCAAGCTAAATAGTTGGCTTGGTCTTCTTCCTTAAGCGGCAGACCTTCGCGAACCGCAGGCTCATCAACCTGAATCATCCCTATGCCCGCTTGCTCAAGCGCTTCTACCTCTTGTCTAAGCGCATAGGCAAGCTGGTAAGCGATTTGCTCACGCGTAATGTCATCACGGACGAACGACCAGTTCATGATCGTGATCGGTCCCGTAAGCATTCCTTTAACTGGACGTTCAGTCTTCGACTGAGCATACTTCGTTTCCTCGACAGTCATTGCTTCTTCGAACGCTACATCTCCAAAAATAATTGGCGGCTTCACGCAGCGGGAGCCATACGACTGTACCCAACCGAACTGAGTGAACGCAAAGCCCGCAAGCTTCTCACCGAAAAACTCAACCATATCTGTCCGTTCAAATTCGCCATGCACGAGTACATCCAGTCCGATTTCTTCCTGAAGCTTAATCCAGATATCGATTTGATCACGGATGAAGCTAGCGTATTGTTCATTGTTCCAATCACCCTTGCGCCATTGTTGACGGGCTTTGCGCACCTCAGCGGATTGCGGGAAACTGCCAATTGTCGTCGTTGGGAAAATCGGCAATTGCCATTTTTTCTGTTGGGCAATATGACGCTCAGAAAATGGCAGATTGCGTGTTGGATTCTGCTCGCTAATAGCGGCTACGGCTTGCTGAATGCTGCTGCGATTGCGCTCGCCTGATTGCTTAAGTGCCTCTAGAGCAGCATCACATTTCTCAAGCTCGGCAGTAACGAAAGCATCTTCCGAAGTAACTGCTTTCGCAAGAAGAACAATCTCATCCAGCTTCTCATCCGCAAATGCTAGAGCCCCCTTTAGTTCAGGCAATAGCTTAGTCTCATTTTGCACTGTGACTGGAACATGAAGCAGGCTGCAAGATGACTGTACAATTAGCTGTTCAGCCGTTACGACTTCAGCCAACTCTTTCAACAATGCCAATTTATCGCGAAGTGACGCTTTCCAGATGCCGCGGCCATCAATGACTCCTGCACCTAGAACCTTGTCCTGAGGGAAGCCAAATTGTTTAATGGATGACAAGTTTGTGGACAAACCGTGTACGAAGTCAAGCCCAATTCCTTTGACCGGCAACGCAACGATGTCAGTATAGTTTTCTATGGATTCGAAATACGTTTGCAGCATGATGTTTAGATTAGTTACCGATGCAGCAAGCGTGGTATAAATATTTTTCAGGCGACTGCGATCAGCATCGCTAAGTTTTGTTACAAGAATTGGTTCATCTATTTGTACCCACTGAACGCCTTCTTTTTCAAGCTCTTGCAGGATCTGCACATAAAGCGGCAGCAATCGATCCAGCCAAGCATCAGTCTCTGATTGACTGTATCCTTTGGACAGCTTCAAGAAGGTTAATGGGCCGACAATAACGGGTTTTCCCTCGATACCGAGCTTTTCCTTAGCTTCCAAATATGCGATAAGCGGCTTATTCTCTGTAAGTACAGGTGCTGCTCCGTCAAGTTCAGGTACGATGTAGTGATAGTTGGTGTTAAACCACTTGGTCATTTCGCTTGCCGTTGCATCCTTCGTTCCGCGGGCAATGCCATAATAAACCGACAGTGGTACTGAACCGCCTTCGTAAGTGAAGCGCTTCGGAATGATCCCGAACATCGTTGCTGTATCAAGAATGTGATCGTAATAGCTGAAATCATTGACCGAGATAAGGTCGATGCCTTTCTCCTGCTGCTTGCGTAAATGATTCAAACGGATTTCTTGAAGCTTGCCATGGAACTCTGATTCTTCAAGCTTGCCTGCCCAAAACGCTTCTAGCGCCTTCTTCCATTCCCGATCCGCACCAATACGTGGATATCCCAAAACACTGCTTTTCACCATCTCGTAACACTCCTATACAAATTGTTACAAGAAAGATAACACGTATTCACTGTTATAGAGTAACTGGATTAAACTATATCTAGTCATAGCCTTAAGCTATACCCGCACTTTTATTTGCCAATCGCTTGTTTGAGCGCCACAATATATGCCGACCCGAGCTTGGATAAGGAAGCATTTCGCTGTGAAATCCAACCTACATTGATCGTCTCCTCGCAATCGAGCGGTACTGGAATAATCTCATTGCCGTTTAAATCAGCGCTTAGAACACCGGTCGATATCGTATATCCGTTTAGTCCAATTAGGAGATTGAACAGCGTCGCCCGATCGTTTACACGGATGCTTTTTTTATGAGTCATCGTACTTAAAATTTCTTCTGAAAAATGAAAAGAATTGTATTCGCCTTGGTCAAAGGACAAATAGGGATAATTTTGAAGCTGGTCAATGGTCACGATCGATTGATTGGCTAACGGGTTATTAATGCTGATGAAAATATGAGGCTTAGCTGTAAATAAGCTAATAAACTGTAAATTCGCCGTTTTGAGCAGCTTATTGATTACCTTCCCATTGAACTCGTTAAGATACAAGATTCCAATCTCGCTGCGCAGGCTTTTAACATCTTCAATAATTTCGTAGGTTTTAGTCTCGCGTAATGTTAATTCATATTCTTCCTGACCATACTCGCGAACCAAACTGACAAATGCATTCACTGCAAAAGCATAATGCTGAGTAGAAACCGAAAAATGCTGCGGCGAAGGCTTGGCATTCAGGTAACGGCTTTCCAACAATTCCGCCTGCTCAACGACCTGCCTAGCATAACTTAAAAACTCAACACCTTCCTTAGAAAGTGAAATTCCTTTATTAGACCTCTCGAAAATCTCTAGCTGCATTTCCTCTTCCAGATCCTTAATGGCATTGGAAAGACTAGGCTGAGAAATAAACAACCGCTTGGCTGCCTCATTAATGGAGCCTCGATTGGCGACCTCAATTACGTATTTTAATTGTTGTAGAGTCAATGAAATACTCCCTTCTAACATCCTGCTTGTCTTTCTTACATTATACATATAAAACAAGCCAAACATTGCATCCTCTGCCGTTTAAGCATAAGAAAAAGGAACCCGAATTGCAGCGGATTCCCAAACGTTCTTTAAAGCTATCGCTGGAATGCTCAATCTACGTCTTTCCTTCAATTTCTCGCTATAGCACTGCTTTCAGTACAATCATTCAATATACCTCTACTGATGAAAGGTGCGATCGATACCAGTGCTTTTAAGCCTTCTTTCTCAAAAGCTTTTTTCGCACATTCGTCAATTGCCTCTGTACTTATAAATGGCGCCAGCGATACAATGGCATTTATGCCCTCTTTTTCGACGGCTATCCTTGCACATTCATCAATGAATTCCTTACTTATAAATGGGGCCAGTGACACAATGGCATTAATGCCTTCTTTTTCAACCGCCATCTTCGCATATTCATCAATCGCACCCTGACTAATAAATGGGGCCATCGCTACGAGTGAATGTATGCCTGCTTTTTCAAAAGATAGCTTCGCGTACTCGTCAATCGCAGCTTCACTCATAAATGGAGCTAACGATACGAGTACATAAATGCCCTCTTTTTCAAAAACCTGTTTTGCAATTCTGTCTATCGTCTCTTCACTAACAAAAGGAGCAATGGACAAAAGATCGCCTATTTCAGCAACCTCCTCTGCATTCGCAACGAATTCATCCACTTGTTCTGTTTTGAGCAATGGTGCAATTTCGGAAATATCTTTAAGTGAGACTTCATTATGTTGTAAATAATCTTCTGTTGAATGATCCAGCATACTTCTAAGGAGTTCAGTACCTTTGCCTTCGTCCAAAATCTCATCGATACTGACATCAAAAATTTCTGCGATCTGGGGAAGCTTAGAAATATCAGGCATCGTCTCTCCCCGCTCCCAATTGCTCACCGCCTGATAACTGATATTAAGTCTGTCTGCTAAACCCATTTGGGTAATTCCGATCTTCTTCCTTAGCTTCGAAATATTTCTGCCTACCTTCATCATATCAAACACTGTCATCACCCCTCGTTCAAGATACTTTCAGTGTATATTTGACCCTTCTTTTTGTATATCAAGCGGTGCTTGAGCCCAGAATTTCTCAAACCAGATATAATTCAAGTAGTGCTTGCAAGGCCTCACGATGCTGATTCAACCAGTTATTTCGTGTTTGAAATTGATGGAGTATATAGTTGAAGTTAGCTTCAATCGATTTTCCTGAGTAATGCTGACCTATATAAATATGGAGAACTGCAATATGATAAATCTGCGTCATGAGCTGCAAATGATTAATTTCTTGTATAGTTGCCTTGCGAAAATCGGCATACCCCTTAATATAGGCTTCAGTCATTTCCAAAGATCCATCCGACATTTGCAAAATATGATTAAGGCTAATGGCAAATTCCATAAAACTAGCATCAATTGAAGTGAAATCAAAATCCAATACGCCACATATGTTGTTGTTTTGGGACAATAGGTTGAATATGAGCAAATCATGATGAACGAGCTGCCTTGGCAAGCTTTTTAGCTGGTGGATAGACATCTCAACGGACAAAATCGTATCTTTATAGAAGTTCAGGTGGGATTCAGAAATGTGAAATGGCGGATTTTCAATAAAAGAAGTTATATCATTACGATGGGCGAGTGGATGAAGATCATAAAGATCTGAGAAAGCTTTTCCATGGTGGTCTAGCAGATCAGTTTCATATTCGCTCAGTGTTGAAGAGATTTCTCCAACTACCTGACCAAGTTTCAAGGCTTGTTGTGTTTCTACTATTTCTGGTACACGGCCTTCAATAAATGATACGACCGCACCTAAAGTACCGTCTGCTAGTTGTATGTATTCATCCCCATTGAGCGTCCGAAGAAATACAGGCACTTGAAATGTAAGATTGCTGCCATTCAAAAACGAAGTTATTTTCGATTCCATTTCTATGCTTTGTACATTTTTCGTATAACGATCGTAGATGCGGACTACATATTTTCGATCATTGATTTTAACAATCTTCGTGAGGTTTGTTAAACCAAAAGGAACGGACTCGATTTCATAGCTCGGATGAATAAAATAAAAGTGTATTAGCTCATCGATTAATGTCTGCATCATATCCCCCTAATCCTAATTAAGGATGCTATCCTTCTATTTCCGAGCTTTCACAATGAGAAAATGAGGATTAGTCGAAAGACGATCATACCAACGCTTATACCAATCCATAGCATCTGGTTTATCTTTAAAAGCTAAATCCGGCTGCGGCTCGATGATTTGATCAATGATAAATTGGGCTGATGTGACATTCAGAATCTCTTGAAGAGGCCTCCTATAAAATGTAACCTCCACTGGGCCAGATTCTTTCTTATTCCAGGTTTCCATAAGCAGCTCGTGAGCAAAATAATCAGGTCTTTCAAAATGTTTAAAGTCCATAAATGGATGATGTACGGAGAAAACAACTTGTCCACCCGGTTTCAATATGCGATGAAATTCTTGAAAGGTTGGGGCCCAATCATCGATATAGTGCAGGGTTAATGAGCTTATTATAAGGTTGAATGTTTCGTTTTTAAATGGGAGGGGCTCCGTTAAATCACAAGCGAATACTTCTGCCTCATGACCAACTCGCCTTTTGCATGCTTCTACCATAGCAGGACTCAAATCAATAGCTGTTACTTGAGAACCGCGCTTTAAAAATTGCTCCGTGTACCAACCTGCAGCACAGCCAGCATCAAGGACTGTAAGTGAATTCATATCATTTGGCATAAGTTTCATCATTGCTGGCCGCTCATAATAAGCGTTGTGCCCGCTCTCAGTATCCACATGCTTTTCGTAGTCTTTTGCAAGTTTGTCGTACGCTGTGACAACCTTTTCCTTCATTTTGTTCACACCCTCCTATTTCACAAATTTCACCCATAACCTATCAAAAACAAATTTGAAAAATGCCACGTAGAAATAGCTAGCGGAATAATCGATAATAGCTTAAGCCAATTCTTTTTAGCTGCAAATCCGACCACTAACATGATTACCCCTATGATTAACAATACAATTAGTGCTAAAAATGACATCTTGATGCCTCCCAGCTCGTAATCCAGCAATCATCAGCTTCCTTACAAATCAATTCTAATAAAAACCTTTTTTTGAAACGAGTACCAACTTTTTGTAGTACCTGTTCATATATGATTTCTATTATCTTGCTTGATTGTTAAGAGAAGCTTGCCAGTACAAAGCGTTTAAACGAGGTTAATCAAGGTCAGTGACTAGCTCTTCTGCCCTAATCTTTAATTGATTATTTCGATGCTCCAAAAAACTTTTCATGTACTTTCTTAATATTAATCTTTCTGTGAACCACCCAATTAATCCAAACGGAGCCTCAAAAACCAATATGTCTTTCATTAATGTCATTCCATCATGTTCCTCAAATAAATGCTCATGTCTTAAACTTTTAAAAGCCCCCTTACTCATTTCGTCTACAAAAAGATAGGGTCTTTCATATTCCGTAATTTTCGAGGTTAGTTTTTGTCTGATTAGAAAATGAGTAGCCTGAAAGGTCACGGTTTCTCCTTTATTAATCATGCCTTCAATCGTACCTGCTATAGCCCTCTCCTTCGTATGTTTCCAGACCGTTTGAGTATGTACTTCTATATTCCTCGCTAAGTCAAAACAATGATGTATTGGAGCATTTATAAGAACCTCGGTTTTAACAGTAACCAATCCAAACACCTCATTAAGCTACAATTACTCTTAAAACCAGCATTGTACCCATTTTTAAATTAACTCTTTAGGCAGCCAATGATCAGAAATAATATATAAATACCTTCTCCAGCTGCAACTTCATTTTATCATTACTGGAAATTCACTGCCTGCCAGCTTGATAAAATAAAGTTAAATTTTTTTTTGGAATCTGTCGATTCTCTAATTTCTCATTCGTTGTCTAAATAGAAGCTGAGTTCATCGGTTATCTGCAAAAATAATCCAAACTATGGGATGAGAGGATGTTATAAGATGGCAAAACACACAACTTATATGATGTCGGAGGACGCAAAAGCTCAAGCTGAGTTCTATACTCATGCGCTTGGTGGAGAGATCCTGTCCGTTATGACGCATGGACAGCTTCCTGATGCAAAGGAAGAACTCAAGGATAAAGTTGTTAACTTGAGTCTGATGGCTGGAGGAATTCACTTTTTAATGTCCGATTCTGTATTTGAACCAATCATTCGCGGAAATGCCATACATCTGTGTCTCGAGTATGATGCAGAGGCTGAAGCCCGCGAAGCCTTCGATAAGCTAGCTGTAGGCGGCAACATAAAGTGCCCGTTAGAACCCGCATTCTGGGGCACATTATTCGGACATATCGAAGACAAATACGGCGTAATGTGGATGATCACCACTGCTGGACCAACTGCCTAAACTATAATTGCATGTGCAAAGCCCGCCCGAAAATAATATCGGGCGGGCTTTTTTTGGAGAAATAAGAAGAACTGCATAACGGCAGCTCCTCCACTATAGTTATCCGTTAGTTGAATAAATTTGAAGGAATCTCGCCATCGGAAAAGTAACGGATTACTTTATTTTTTTCTTCAGCATATTGAATCTCTTTTTTTGTACTGTTGCCTATATATCCATCCACATCAATTACGAATATTTCATCAGACATATCTATTTTTCTAAAATGCAGATGCCCTAGTAAATCTGCTTGTTCTTCTGTAATTTTAAAACCATCGCTTTGTTCAAAAAAAGCAACGCTAATAACAATATTGCCTTGAAGTGTAAGAAACGCGTTTGCTTTTTCAAATTGATTTTTGAATTTTGTAGAACCGCATAAAGTTATGACTGCCATGTTCAATTCCTTTCTGATGATGTTCTTATGATATCAACTTAAAAAAAACTTTATTCTCCAATTTTTCATGTCAATGCACAGCTGTTACTCTTGAACTTACTCTGTGTACTTAACTACTCGCCAAAAAAGGCTCTATGTGAATGTGAACGTAGGAAATGCTGTGCAATTCAGCAATACGTCTCTCAATTTGTTCTGAAATGTCATGGCTTTCGCCTACATTTAGCTGATGGTCTACGGCAATCGTTACGTCTACCAGTTTGTTATTCCCGTGAATACGAGCTTTTATATCAATTATTTTCTCTACACCTGGGGTATCGGAAACGGTTTGTTTAATGGTTTGAAGTTCTTCATGATCGAAACCGTCTGTAAGCGCATGTGAACAATCACGAAAAATATCCCATGCTGTTTTACAAATAATGATGCCTACAATTAGAGCTGTGACTGGGTCGAGCCATGGCAAGCCAAATTGTGAACCGATGATGCCAACAAAAGCGCCCATGCTTACAAGAGCATCCGAACGATTATCTTGTGCGGCCGCCATCATTGCGTGACTGTTTATTTTCTTTGCTAAACGAATGTTGTAAAGATAAACGAAATAAATGGCTATGGCACAAAATAGGGCAGTCCACGCTGCTATAATATCAGGTGATTCGATTGTTGGAGCTCTGAACTTCATCACCGTTTGATACAATACTTGTATACCAACAGCGAACATTATAAAAGAAGCGATTAGGGCAGCTACCGTTTCAGCTCTGTAATGACCATACCGATGGTTTTTGTCCGGTGGTTTCCGTGATATTTTAAGCCCGATCAACACGGCTATAGAAGCAATAATATCGGTTGAGTTGTTTAGACCATCAGCTGATAAGGCTTCGGAGCCAGTGAGGTAACCTATAATTAACTTTATTGCGGACAAGAAAATATAAGCGCCAATGCTCAGCCATGCACCTTTTTCGCCTTGTTTGATATCATCATACGTTTCTTGCACTTATTTCACTCCCAGTCGGTTTTGCAGAACAAAACCTATGTTACTTGATAGAATGCGTGTGGGTCTAGAGAAACAGTTTTGTTTTTGGCATCAAAAATAAGCTCAGACAAACAGTGTTGCACAGCCCCAATTTTAAATATCGAATCATGCAACTGGCAAATAATAAAACTGACCTTTGATTACACAAAAAAAACAGCAGCCTTATGGCTGCTGTTTCGTTTAAATGATACGATTTTTAGTCAAAGTTTCCCGTCAGTTCAATCGTTTTTGTGGCGACACGGTCGTGAAATTCACGATCATGTTCGACGAACACAATGGTCGGTGCATACTCATGCAGCAGCTCCTCAATCTGCATCCGGGAAATGACGTCAACAAAGTTCAGCGGTTCGTCCCAAATATGCAGATGAGCCTCTTCACATAGACTTCTCGCGATCAGAACCTTTTTCTTCTGTCCACCGCTAAACGCCGACATATCCTTCTCAAACTGGATACGGGCGAAATCAAGCTTTCGCAGCACGCTTTTAAATAAACTTTCGTCGATTCCGTGCTCTGCTGCATAATCCGAAAGTGACCCTCGCAGATGAGAAGTATTCTGGGATACATAGGAAACGCGCAGCTGAGGATCAATCCGAAACGTACCCGTATAGTGAAGCGCCTCGCCGTTTAGCAGGTGGAGCACACTAGACTTACCCGAACCGTTTGGACCCGAAATGGCGATCCTATCCCCTTGTTCGATCGTCAAGCTAACGTTCTCGCAAACTGATTTTTCCCCGTAATAAATCGAGACGTGATCCAGCACAGCCAGTTCCGATTTGGAATACGCGAGTTGAGAGATCACAAGGCTTTCTGACTGTTCAATATTTCGAAGCAGTTTCGATTTCTCTTCTACAGCGGCGTTTTGCCGCTGCTCAATGGATTTCGCGCGTTTCATCATTTTAGCAGCTTTGTGCCCGACATATCCTTTATCCAGCTTGGAACCGGAGTTTCGTGTGCCGTTTTTCGATTTTTCAATCTCGTGGGACCAGCCGCTTGTGCGTTTGACAGAGCTTGATAAACGCTCGATATCTTTATATAGCTTTTCGTTTTGTGCCAATTCGAACGTGTCCTGGCGAGTTTTGTTCGTCCACCAGCTGGAGAAGTTGCCTTTTTGAATTTCTATATTTGTTTTGTTGATCGATAAAATATGATCGACACAGCGGTCGAGAAATGAGCGGTCATGTGACACAAGAATAAAACCGCGCTTCGTGTTTAAATAATCACCGACGAGTTTACGTGCATGCAAGTCGAGATGATTGGTTGGCTCGTCGATGAGCAGAAAGCGATTGTCCTGGATGAACAGCACGGCAAGCAGTACCTTCGTTTGCTCGCCTTGGGACAGCGTTTCGAATGGTCGGTACAACACATCTTCCGAAACCTTAAGCAGATTCAGTTCACGCATCAGCTTCCAGCGCTCATAGTCTGGCACGATTTCTTCGATGACGTCGACGGTCAAATATTCCGGATGTTCGACGGGAAACGGAAAATAATCAAAGGCAACGGGTGCGGAGATCGTACCGCTGTATTCGTATTTCCCCTGCAGCAGGTTAAAGAACGTCGTTTTTCCCCGACCGTTTCGCCCTGTAAACCCGAGCTTCCAGTCTGTATCGATTTGAAAATGAACATTTTCGAATATGAGGTCATAGCTGCCTGGATAGGCAAAAGTGAGATTAGATACTTGAATCGCGGGCATGGCGATCATCCTTTCGTATGAAAATAAAAAAGAGACGCAAGAAAGGTGCTTTCTTGCGTCTCTAATCCATACGAGGAAATACAGCCCCATTTTATGGGACTGGATGACTATCCGGATAGGGAGAGCAAACGAAATGCAGACCTTTCTTGCAGAGACGAAATAAACCAACCACAGCGGATCGCTGAGTTCGTTCTTTTCGTGATCTCACAGCAAGAAAGTTCTACATTGTATTCGTTCAACTCCCGTCATCAAAATTAGGTACAGTTTATCACAATCTTAATTTAACTACAACCTGCGAAGTCCCGTCATACGCTCTGAGCCATATCTAATTAGTTCTTTTCGATAATAGATTCTCGAAGGCTCTTAGAAAGACTTTTGACAACCAGCTCGTAAGAATGATCAATCATTTCAAAAACATCCGACTCTGGCAAAGAACCGTCGATCGTAATTGTATTCCAATGTTTTTTATTCATATGGTATCCTGGTCGAACAGCCTCATGCTGTTCCCTTAAGTTTTCCGCAATTACCGGATCACATTTTAGGTTTAAGCGAAGATGCTCCCCTTTGTCCTCAAAAATAAACGCGAATATTTTACCTGCAACTTTGATGACCAACGGTTCGAATCCGAAGGGATAATCCTTAGTCGCTCCGTTCTTCGTTAAACAGTATTCGATGATATTATTCTTCAAAACAGCAGCTCTCCTTCTACGATATTAAA from Paenibacillus sp. FSL K6-3182 carries:
- a CDS encoding class I SAM-dependent methyltransferase, which gives rise to MKEKVVTAYDKLAKDYEKHVDTESGHNAYYERPAMMKLMPNDMNSLTVLDAGCAAGWYTEQFLKRGSQVTAIDLSPAMVEACKRRVGHEAEVFACDLTEPLPFKNETFNLIISSLTLHYIDDWAPTFQEFHRILKPGGQVVFSVHHPFMDFKHFERPDYFAHELLMETWNKKESGPVEVTFYRRPLQEILNVTSAQFIIDQIIEPQPDLAFKDKPDAMDWYKRWYDRLSTNPHFLIVKARK
- a CDS encoding SRPBCC family protein, which codes for MVTVKTEVLINAPIHHCFDLARNIEVHTQTVWKHTKERAIAGTIEGMINKGETVTFQATHFLIRQKLTSKITEYERPYLFVDEMSKGAFKSLRHEHLFEEHDGMTLMKDILVFEAPFGLIGWFTERLILRKYMKSFLEHRNNQLKIRAEELVTDLD
- a CDS encoding VOC family protein, yielding MAKHTTYMMSEDAKAQAEFYTHALGGEILSVMTHGQLPDAKEELKDKVVNLSLMAGGIHFLMSDSVFEPIIRGNAIHLCLEYDAEAEAREAFDKLAVGGNIKCPLEPAFWGTLFGHIEDKYGVMWMITTAGPTA
- a CDS encoding cation diffusion facilitator family transporter, with product MQETYDDIKQGEKGAWLSIGAYIFLSAIKLIIGYLTGSEALSADGLNNSTDIIASIAVLIGLKISRKPPDKNHRYGHYRAETVAALIASFIMFAVGIQVLYQTVMKFRAPTIESPDIIAAWTALFCAIAIYFVYLYNIRLAKKINSHAMMAAAQDNRSDALVSMGAFVGIIGSQFGLPWLDPVTALIVGIIICKTAWDIFRDCSHALTDGFDHEELQTIKQTVSDTPGVEKIIDIKARIHGNNKLVDVTIAVDHQLNVGESHDISEQIERRIAELHSISYVHIHIEPFLASS
- the abc-f gene encoding ABC-F type ribosomal protection protein; its protein translation is MPAIQVSNLTFAYPGSYDLIFENVHFQIDTDWKLGFTGRNGRGKTTFFNLLQGKYEYSGTISAPVAFDYFPFPVEHPEYLTVDVIEEIVPDYERWKLMRELNLLKVSEDVLYRPFETLSQGEQTKVLLAVLFIQDNRFLLIDEPTNHLDLHARKLVGDYLNTKRGFILVSHDRSFLDRCVDHILSINKTNIEIQKGNFSSWWTNKTRQDTFELAQNEKLYKDIERLSSSVKRTSGWSHEIEKSKNGTRNSGSKLDKGYVGHKAAKMMKRAKSIEQRQNAAVEEKSKLLRNIEQSESLVISQLAYSKSELAVLDHVSIYYGEKSVCENVSLTIEQGDRIAISGPNGSGKSSVLHLLNGEALHYTGTFRIDPQLRVSYVSQNTSHLRGSLSDYAAEHGIDESLFKSVLRKLDFARIQFEKDMSAFSGGQKKKVLIARSLCEEAHLHIWDEPLNFVDVISRMQIEELLHEYAPTIVFVEHDREFHDRVATKTIELTGNFD
- a CDS encoding MmcQ/YjbR family DNA-binding protein — encoded protein: MKNNIIEYCLTKNGATKDYPFGFEPLVIKVAGKIFAFIFEDKGEHLRLNLKCDPVIAENLREQHEAVRPGYHMNKKHWNTITIDGSLPESDVFEMIDHSYELVVKSLSKSLRESIIEKN